A region of the Nitrospirota bacterium genome:
GAAGAACCAAGGCGTTTCACGAGGCAATGGATCAGCCGGCCCGCTTGCCCTCCGGGGTCGACGTGTTTCTCGTTGCCGGAGATGCGGTGGACACGCCCCGGCGGGCTTCGGTTGATCGTAAGACCGGTCAATTCAAAATCATCGAATATGGAGCGGGTGATGGCACCGTATTGCGCTCAAGTGCACTGCTTGATGAACGAGTGGGAGGCGAGTGGCGCCCTCAGTTGGTCTCGCCGATCGATTGGTCATCCGTCCTATTTTTGTTCTCGGATCATCTGGGGCTCACCCAGGATGACGCATTTGCTGACAACGTCTTGTACTGGTTGTTGGAAGATCCAAGAACTCGGCCGGCACAGGGTGGCCGCCGTGTCGGCCGTACGCTCAGTTCGCCCGGAAAGCGAGAATAGTGAGAGAAGGGTTAGGCTCACTGGCGGTGGGGAGTTATGGCATGGCCTTTCGGATACGTCAGTAGAATTGCATGTAAGGTCGGGCGGACTCGGGCGACTACATGATAGCAGCAAAAAGCAACTTGTAGCCAAGAGAGACTTAATCGCCACAATCTTCATCCAAATCAATAAAGGAAATTTGCCATGATCAGGACAGCCACCGCTACGATACCGATCGAGAGTGATACCGATACCACTTTGAGCGAGAAACTGCAGGCTCTGGGAACGTTCATGACCCGCTATGGACTGGTAGTGATCTTTGCCTGGATCGGGGCAATGAAGTTTTCCGCCTACGAAGCGAGCGGCATTCAACCGTTGGTCGCTAATAGTCCCTTGATGAGTTGGCTCTACAACATCTTCAGCGTGCAGGCCTTCTCGAACTGGCTCGGTGTATTGGAAATTGCCATCG
Encoded here:
- a CDS encoding DUF417 family protein, whose product is MIRTATATIPIESDTDTTLSEKLQALGTFMTRYGLVVIFAWIGAMKFSAYEASGIQPLVANSPLMSWLYNIFSVQAFSNWLGVLEIAIAVMIAVRPVSAKISAVGSALGAVLFLGTLSFMLSTPPVWEASLGGFPALSVAPGQFLLKDLALLGASIWTLGEALSGMSHKSR